From the genome of Athalia rosae chromosome 3, iyAthRosa1.1, whole genome shotgun sequence:
TTTTGGACTCAGCCTCATCATTTCGATAAAGTATTATTCCCAACATTGTGACTATACCACTGTTTGCAGGGAAGCCCTTAAATTAAGTATCACTGTCATCGTGCTCTCAATACGTAATTGAATATAACAATCAGCATcggttaaattttcaattaccagTTTTCGAATGCTCAATTCCTATGATCAGTCAAATGGTTAAACTGTCAAAttgtcaaagaaaaaattcgtattTAGAGGGCGTTGCGTACACGCCTCGTCTGCTAGACTGTTGGAAGGTTTGTGATTGGCTCCTATCTTGGCGAAGCAGAAAGGTCGATGgatatttatgtaattatccattgaattattttatattcaacgaCGGTGATTTACGAGGTACATTTAGAGAATTTATAAAGCATCACATGTTTGATTTATATACCTGAAATACACTTAGATAATAATTGACAAGTTCTGAATTCGGATATGAAACGGAAGTAATAGTGTTAACACCGGATAAACATAACCTGAGTAACCCGTCTGGATTTGTGTTATTTGCAGCCCTTGCTTAATTActttaaatatatttacacatataAATGGTATTTAGAACTAATCTAACACGGGATAAAAATCTTGTCCATCCCATTCTATCTAACAAAATTATTCGTATTTATATGATAGTGGTCGACCTCAGCTGAAATCTTCAAGAGTTGAAACACATCGGAGTGAAAGGTCAACATGCATCCTACACGAGATCCCAAGGATTTGACCCTCTTAGAAGTCCTAAACCTACCTCTCAGCACCGGGCAATTTAAAGAATGGCGTGATAAAAAACGTCCGGTAAGGTTGTTATTACAAACATTCAGATTATTAACCCTGGCTATTGAAGATATCTAAATTAGAGGCGCTCAAAGTAAGTACTCCAGAGCCTTGTCCATCTAGATGTTCTGGATATTgaccttgtcaatttcatgTACTCCTCATTAACCTCATGGTCCTACAATAATGATCAAACATCCTCTGTTTAATCAACAATTTAAATTTAAGTAAATAAATTGTACGTAGTATGCATGCATGAAGGGACTGAAGAGTTATTTCCGATCGTATCATtttaaatcgattttttttacagtacCGATACTATGATACTCCTGATGGTCAGgatattgaaaagaaattgtttGTGGCCGCAAAATATGGTCTTGGCTTTGGAACATTCTTATCTATAATGGATACAAGCCTATATTCGAACCACCTTTCATTCTATGCTATGATGAGTCGAGTGGCAATGTTTATTGTACCTTCGACAGCAATGTTTACAAGTTATGCAGCAGTATCATATACTGCCTTAAAACTTCGAGGAAAAGATGACGTCTTCAATAACGCGTTAGGAGGTGAGTTTTTTATATGATAAACATCTCTTTTCATCGACTAAGAATATTACGTTTAGTTGTGGATAAGAATAATTTAGAAAGAAACTTTCATTTATTATCCACACAAGCTCGTCTGTGCAGCGTATAGTTCGATGCAACAACTTGTTTTGTTGTAGTTTATCAATTGATTgccctgaattttttcaatttccaagGTGTTGTTGCTGGAAGTATCTATGGCGTATGGATAAAATCCGGGCGGCTTGGTTACACGGTCAGTGTAATTCTTGCTCTGGCAGGTGCAGCACACAAGCATGCCAACGACCTAGGATTTAAACCGTTCAACTTGGATAATGTTATTAAGGAGTACGGAAATCACAGGGATCCGTTTCAAGATAGTAGTCTCGTTCCAATTGGTGAGAAAGGTTGGACCACCGGACATGATTAAACTCAATGTTGCTATACTAGTGCTACTGTAATATGAATGGATGTTGTCATTACCATACATCTGATGTTACACtatgtgaaaaagaaatatatatacatttctgATTTTGCAtagtattaattatttatcattattatttttcgtataaGTGAAATTTTCCGTATATCAGTAATTActattatcaataatattaccaaaaatgatattgacaatgaattaaaattacagTTAGAAATGGATCGCTTTGTTATGTTAAGGTCTCTCCTTTTGTCACCTGTAAAATTCGAAACATCATACAAATGTGTACACTTTTATTGAATTTGCTAGTCAAACCTGTACTTACACAAGCTTCCAGATATTCGATTCGCCGCTCTAACGTTGtaagtttttcatttaaaactGCAAGTCGTGATCGACAGGACATATCTGAAAATAATAGGTATGAAGATTAGATGTAcgaatttcatatttcaatcGTTTCAGACTCAAACAGTTGATGGCTTAAACTacaagagggaaaaaagtttacacagtaaaacaaaatatctatttttctcttggtGGGATGGTTACGggtttattttgaatttttcgaaaatcaaccgTAATATTGGAGCGCCTTGGATGAATCATTGTTCATAATTGTCAGATCAAGTAGGATTGAGTACACAGCATCGGAAACAATTGGACAGTTGAAACGACCAAACATAACCTACtttgaaatgacaaaaacgtaCCAAATGAATTGAGGAAGTCCGTGATTTTCTTAATACTTCCCGTAATCACTTCAATATATTCTCGGTTTGCCCAATCTTGTTGGATTTGTTTTTGGATTGCCTCTCGATGAATAGCGGCCATTATTGATACACTGTCAACTCTTGTCTActgaaatcgtgaaattttcctcttctGTTTGCTTCGCTCTGTTTATCTCCTTATCCCACGCGTCTATTCGTAACCCCAGCTACTGGGAATCCCTTGCATCCTACAGGAATGGTAGGAAATGATTAATGAACCAGTTGCGAGTGAAAGAATTTGACACCACCCACCCTGGAATTCAAGCCGTTGCGCGTCAGCGTATTTCCATGCTCGCAAATGTGAAGGTAAATCATGATCCTCGTGTAAAgcagtatatatttatatttggcGATCAATTAATGTGAGTGATTATTTACTTAGAGGTATCCCGTAACTTATCTCAAATATTCGTACTGTgacaaacaattttttaaatattttttctactttcaattttttttttcaggttaaGTTACGTCCACTGTTGCGTCTAATGACGTTTATTCCGTCACGCTACGTCAAGTTTCTATTGGCGTTAAATTTTAATCGTGACTGTTTAGATGTCATCAGCTGCGTGATACACTGATACCATGTACTGATTACGAAGGTTTCTCATATAAAGATACAAGTCACTACTTTTATTAAACTCTACAACTAGTCACGATATTATTACgcatgaatttttatattacccGCAAAAGATGTCATCAAAAGACAGCTGTCAGAATCCAAACATGAATCAACAAACATCTACGGAGGTGATACGTAAGTATTGTTTCCATTTCTGCATTACAAATGGAGAGTAAAATTCACGGTCATGTAAGTATATACCATGTGAAGTAAATTTAAATCCATTGTTTACGTTTTGAGGTGGCAAGAAATTGGATATTTCTGAAGCTGGATTATATGCATATGCAGCCACCTGTTCACTGACATTAGCTGAACTATTCCCAGATCCCTGCGATCATGATTACAATAGACTTTGCGTAAAGATGATTTGTCGGCatttaaaattgaacgaacgcgTAGAACCTGTGATGATATTCCTAAGTGAAGGACAAAGCGGGCAATCTCATAATACTTATATTGCTTTATTATTGGAAGAATCAAACTTGAAGGGCAAGACAATTTTGGTGGTTCAAGACCTTGTACTATTGGCTGTGCACAATGGTAAATACATTTGTGTTATATTGTGAATGAATTTTGGGtagttatttaaaatttttttttacgtaatgGTGTAATTTAATTGATAACACTtcattaaaaaacaaatttagtTTCCATACAAACATgcattcaaacatattttcacTAGGAGAGAATTGGCTGAAAATTCTGGTGCTGTCGagatgaatttaaaatctatTCTTCTACAGAATAATTCACAATTGGCCATTTTCTACAAGGTGGTGAAAATATTGCTTCACTTCTGTCATAATTTCAGGTATCATGTAAAATCATCATTAAGCTGACCTCTTCATACACCACATAATACTCATACAGTGTAGCCGTATAGCCTTTGATCCGAATTTTGgtgtatgaatttttatcacccatttttaaaaataacattgaaccaatatttcatattatttgttttttgtattttcactATTTCATCAGGGATTGTGTCAGGTAATAATCTTATGAATATTATCAGCAATAGCATAAGTAGCCCATAGATGATTCATCAATAATGAAATCTATTTATCCTGTTAATGTTATCTTACTGCAGGTGAATATGATTCCAGACAAAGAGTATTAGTGAGACGTATCTCAGAATTATTAAATGTTCCATTTCAACTGGTAGAATTTTATGAGCATTCTTTAGTCAGATTGTTGAGCGAGGATCATAATGTTCAAACCGAGTGAGTATCTTATCTTGAATTGAATACAATTTTAATGCTTTTGTTGATCAGAAACAATAATCTACTCACCCTGTCCAAAcattttacaataataatagattGAAATGTCGATTCAGTATGCTAATtcagaataaaacaaaagtcAATCACTCTGTTTAACGTAGCGTGGAGCAACAAGAGACTAAGCGACGTCACAAGGTCCGCAAAATAAAGAGATATGCGGCTATTAGCTTGGCCACCATAGGAGGTGGTACTTTGCTTGGTTTAACGGGTGGCTTAGCAGCACCACTCATCGGTATTGGAGTTGGAACGATACTCGGAGGTGCCAGTGCAGCTGCGCTAGGGAGTACTGCAGGTGTTGCAATTATAGGTTCTCTGTTTGGCGTGGCTGGAGCTGGACTCACAGGTTTGATTTCTTGATGGTCATCTTTCGAttctctgttcttttttttttcgcgcgcaTTCAATGTTCAATCACTCATTTAGgttacaaaatgaaaaagcgaGTCGGAGAAGTAGAAGAATTCGAATTTCAGCCATTAACATTGGCGAATTATGGGGCCATAGATGAACAGCTTCACATCGCGATTGCCATTACTGGCTGGTTGAATGACGAGGCCGACGACAACGTTGTCAGACCTTGGCAGGCTCTTGCAGCATCTAGAGAGCAGTATGCACTAAGATACGAAACGAAGTATTTAATTGAACTAGGACAAGCGCTAGAGTACATACTAAGCATGGCTGTTTCGTTGGCTACACAAGAGGCACTAAAATACACAATTCTATCTAGTAAGTTTCTGAAAATATTGTCctacattttttaaatctatGTAATTACAATTGtcacctcctttttttcaaaggtcTTGTCAGTGCTGTGGCCTGGCCTGCTGCTCTACTGTCCATAGCATCTGTGATAGATAATCCTTGGTCAGTATGTTGTCGTAGGAGTTCTGAAGTTGGCAAACAATTGGCACACGTTTTATTAGCTAAGCAACATGGTAAAAGGCCAGTCACATTGGTTGGCTTTAGTCTGGGTGCGAGagtaatttattattgtttaagAGAAATGGCAGAAATAGGTGGAGGTAAAGGAATTATACAGGACGCGATATTATTGGGAACGCCAGTGACCAATAACAAAAGCGAATGGGAAAAATGTTCGAAAGTAGTAGCTGGCAAATTTATCAATGGGTATTGCAGGTAATTCAccattattgaaatttttatggtTGTACTTACTGCACGATGTGGCTGTCCCTCTGAAAACAATGGAAAACCTATGTGatatccatttttcttttgttcagcGAGGATTGGCTATTACGTTTTCTGTATCGTACCCTTTCCATGTCTTCGGGGGTTGCAGGACTGATGCCTATTAAGTgcaagaaaataatgaacataGATTTGAGTTCTATTGTCGGAGGCCACAGTGAATACTCTGATAAATTATCAGAATTATTGGCTTTTGTTGGGCTCAATACTAAAAATTCTCAAGTCTTTGATACAGAAAGTGGTCTGAAGAAATCGAATTCAGAAATGCCATACATGGAAAAAGTTTGTAACAAAAAGGAATCAAATTGGCCTGAcaatgaaatatgaatatgtTGAAAACCCACATTAATTGACATTACATCTTTTTCAGGTTCAAAGTAATTTGAGATCATCAAAGTCTGAAATGTGCCTACGCTCCAGCAAACATGTGACTGTACCGAGTACAATGCCGTCCAATTGAAAGTattcgaattaaaaatattcgacaTCCATGGAATTAGAAAAACTATGGGTTTAGTAACACAAAGAAATAGTTTCAATGGAGAAAAAGTTTAGAGAAATAGTTTCGAGAAAAAGTGTcaatattcaatcaatttattctaaaatgtacgtatatttatacctatttAAAGCAAACCGTAATCCAATGCCTTCAAATTCAGAGCACAAatattttatagtttttcttAAAGTAAAAAACTATATCATACAATATTTCATATGGATTtagattataaatataaccaAAGGTTTGATTAGAAATACATTATAAATCATTTATCTTTCTCAGAACAGTAATatcacaaaaaataatttatccaaatttaatgaataaaaagccAGAATATtaggaaattttggaaaatttttaatctagACATAATAATACAAAACACGTACAAAGTATCAATCGTACCTTATTACTAAATAATTGTCTTGCACCAGAATCGATGTACTTGAGAATACTAGTTAACATTATAATAAAACTTTTCTCGTagtctattattttttcaataattctttgGAAATAAAGCTGATTGTGGATCATTGTTCACAAATGACGTATTGATAACAGAGTTGAACATGGCAaattggaaaagttttttcaatttctaaggtatcttatttttttgagaaataaaGTCTtggaattcatttttatatgaaCTATTAAATATTTGGAGAAGCTACCAAATTCAATGATAATACTTGAATAAGCTTTGAATTGATCAATTAAAGATGTGGACATAATATTTTGCCAATTATAATACTGAATCTGCAAAAGAGCTTGGCATGGAGGACTGATTTTATTATCTCaagtaaattttgaaaaaaataaaatgaaaagaacaagTTGTTATGTTGTAAAAATGTTTTCATACTGAGTCAATTTTAAAAGTGCATATTACTATTAAGGACTTACGGAGAGAAAAGCGACCATATTGCATTACAGGTAATCGTGAAGCTAAGGGCTTTAGTAGATCACACGCATTAAAGtccatataattatgtaataactTATAATTAGTACACAATATAATTGCTAAAGGATATCACAATTCAATAGGAAACAAGTTTTTTACGCACAATACCTTTCAAAAAGCAGACTATATTTACCACTGAAATCAAactgagaaaattatcaagtaCACAGACCATGTGTCAAAATCTTGTTAAGTTTTTATATCAACATAATCGAATTTGCACATTTTACTGAAACTTACTATACCTATGCAGCGTAAAAAGTACTTCATTAATTGTATTGTTCGATGATCCATaacacaaaataaaaacatcataCCTCCCAACAATTAGAAATCAAATTATTCACTCTCAAAAACATTGCCCACATAAATTGATATCGAGATAAGAAGTTGActggaaaaacgaaatgataaaCTTGGAAGAAGTAATTagactttgaacaaatttggTAGAAGCTACTGTGAGATGTGTTGTTTGCGTTTCTAAAAATATGtagtaatacatatatgttgtAAACCAACATAAGTTTAATTAAATGCAAGACAGTACAAAAGTGTAACATGATAAATATAATCAATAGTATTGATGATTTTCCACAAGTCTTTGCTGATATTCAATGTGAGTTCTCTGACAATAATAGATCCCAATTATCTATTACTGGATCTCAATGTGATCGGTGTTTAATGTCACAATATACTGGGGGTACCGCCCAGCATCGTAACAAGAATACCCACTTAGTGTTTTAAGAATTATGATTATCGTGCTGTCAGATGGCAAATCCTGAGGCGATTCGTAAAACATATCGCACCGGTGCTTCAGGCGACGAAAATCGCAATTGTGCTTTAATGCAGTGGTGAGTTTTTCCTGACTTACAGGCATAAACAATGTCTTCTAGAATATTCaaacaaaggagaaaaagaatagaaagttAGTGTAGTGTTCGTCCGACTTTAATTAACAATTTTACAGTTTTAGATTATCTACATTTTAGACGAAAACGAATGACTCTCTTTGGTGTCAAATATACGACAGAACAAGAGGGCAGGTAATTTCTACAAGGCGTTGTTCTCATACTCACACAAAAATGATCTAAGTAATCGAAGGTGAATGTTTATTTACCTCTTGTACTCCACCTTTCtgaagttgaaataaaataaatttgccgTATTGATATGGATTTTGTACTCTTTCAACAGTTTTTATTTGAGTTTTGGGTTCGGTAAAGTAACTTGCAACTGCATCAAACTCTGAAGTAAAACTGGAAACCGGTACCAAATGGTACTGATATGTAATATAAGATTTAGATGTATCCCAAGTTGATGGCTGTTTCACAGACGCTAACATTTTAATATACGGTTTTAGTGTACAGTTTTACTTTGAAACTCTTTGCTCAACGCTTTTTGCTTACATCGGTTCCGAAGTGCGAATGGTCACCGGTCGCACTGAACATAAAAATACGGTAGTCGTCTGGCATGTCTTGACGGAAGCCGGGGATTCACGTTTTATCTGATAATAGAAAAGTGTTCCACCGTTTTATCCTGATGCATGCGTAGTTATATTTTCCGGTTAACATACTCGATTTCCGGCGAGAGCCGCGCCGAATCGTTTCTGAACAATCTCGAGCTTTACGAttataataaatcaaatttgacGATCTGTGGCAAATTCTCGTTATTCTCaaattcagaatcgtttgatGATTCAATTATCATTTTGAATGTGTGTTGAGCAGTGATGTTGAGAACTGCACTTCCAAAATTCGAGATTTCACGCACGCAACTTACGAGCGATAGATGGCTATAGTGGCTGCAGTTCAATTCGAAGGAAGTAAAAAGTCTCTAGTTCGATTACTACAGGTATAGTGGATACCGATTTCAATAAACTCCGGATGTGGATTGAATTTGggtattcatatttatttttcagacctATTTGTGTTGTTGAACAATACACGGATGAATGgtacaaatatttcaatcagCAGAGTTCATATTAATCGTGTCAATACGCGTCGTCCCCGGATGTTTCAAGTTCCTCGTCATAGGAGTAGTCTGGAAATTGGTCGATTTTTGCACTTTTGAATTCCTCTATTTCACTGCCCcaaatattcatcaattcTTTTGATGACACTGATTTTGTGGTACTTCGGGGTGTTCCACGCTGCTTGTGCACTTTAGATCTTTGTTTATTAAAACGGTGCTTTTTTAAGGCATTGTGGATGTCAAACCTTTGTGGTCTGTAAAATATTAAAGATAAATACAGAGATATACCTTGTAACACTATCAGCGACcataaatttgataattttttctcgtactCACGCCACATccttgaaaactttttcttgCAGCAATACAATGTCATGTCTAACATCTGCCAAAAGGAGCAATAAGAAGTCAAAATTTCCAGCTGAACCTCTGGAACCCTTGGGCCCTCGCTCACCTAAATCGCCTTTGGCTCCAGTTTTCCCTGGAGCTCCAACGGGTCCCTGTTTGCAGAAATTTGTGGAATCGAAGAAATTACCAATCTGACATCTGCCCTCatgaatattacatatatCAACTTCCGTGACAGTTCTAAAGAGTATGGATATACACAACGTTACTTACCACAGGTCCTCGCTGACATTTGCAGTAGCCATCAGTTGTTGGTATgaaggaattgaaaattgagtaTGCCTGTTCATTCTCTGAGTGTTCTGAAGGTCGAAAACCTTCTGCGTTAAGTTGAGGGGTATTCCCATCAACACCGGGAAAACCCCGTAACCCAGGTGGCCCTGGAACACCTGGTGGTCCCATTGGACCTGGAGGTCCAGATACATAACTTGACAATCTTATAGCTGTGCTAAGAGCAACAACTTTCTCTTGCAACTTTTTTACCTGTCGAATAATATTGGTTGAATTTGTCCACTTACTACCACATACTAATTGTTTCACATCTTTCTTACAGAAAGTTGATATTTTTGTCTTAGAGGCCTGATCCTACCTTATCATGCAGTCTTAGAACTGTGTCACAGTTGGCGTAACATCGTGATGCAGCTGCGACTGTATCACCATCAGATTTACTTTGTTCTTCGCAAGTTCTGTTGTCGCCTCTAAGAACAAATCCATTTTTACAACCACAAGTAAATCCTCCCGGAATATTGGTACAAGTCTGTTCACAGTCTGCCGATTTCTCTGCGCATTCGTCTATATCCATACATACTGGTTTTAATCCTGATTTCTGACGCTCTGGACTAAATCTGTTAACACCAATAACATCAACAGTgagaatgataattttttttacaaattttcatatGCCATTTCATGGTTGTGagacgaaaatatttattacttGTAGCCATCCCAGCAAGTACAAATTACTCGC
Proteins encoded in this window:
- the LOC105686370 gene encoding probable protein BRICK1-B codes for the protein MAAIHREAIQKQIQQDWANREYIEVITGSIKKITDFLNSFDMSCRSRLAVLNEKLTTLERRIEYLEACVTKGETLT
- the LOC105686286 gene encoding collagen and calcium-binding EGF domain-containing protein 1, with protein sequence MDTNSLVIFSCLVVLSFQKQTISNNDVISEDGYYLDALNEVLPASASETLQCPSTNVIRTRYKCRGLNNDWVDCSRAHCCPEHTLLNGQCVPKGTDPCSLNLCEQQCNVLMQRVICTCWDGYKFSPERQKSGLKPVCMDIDECAEKSADCEQTCTNIPGGFTCGCKNGFVLRGDNRTCEEQSKSDGDTVAAASRCYANCDTVLRLHDKVKKLQEKVVALSTAIRLSSYVSGPPGPMGPPGVPGPPGLRGFPGVDGNTPQLNAEGFRPSEHSENEQAYSIFNSFIPTTDGYCKCQRGPVGPVGAPGKTGAKGDLGERGPKGSRGSAGNFDFLLLLLADVRHDIVLLQEKVFKDVAPQRFDIHNALKKHRFNKQRSKVHKQRGTPRSTTKSVSSKELMNIWGSEIEEFKSAKIDQFPDYSYDEELETSGDDAY
- the LOC105686368 gene encoding uncharacterized protein LOC105686368; the protein is MHPTRDPKDLTLLEVLNLPLSTGQFKEWRDKKRPYRYYDTPDGQDIEKKLFVAAKYGLGFGTFLSIMDTSLYSNHLSFYAMMSRVAMFIVPSTAMFTSYAAVSYTALKLRGKDDVFNNALGGVVAGSIYGVWIKSGRLGYTVSVILALAGAAHKHANDLGFKPFNLDNVIKEYGNHRDPFQDSSLVPIGEKGWTTGHD
- the LOC105686369 gene encoding uncharacterized protein LOC105686369, with protein sequence MLASVKQPSTWDTSKSYITYQYHLVPVSSFTSEFDAVASYFTEPKTQIKTVERVQNPYQYGKFILFQLQKGGVQEKTLFMPVSQEKLTTALKHNCDFRRLKHRCDMFYESPQDLPSDSTIIIILKTLSGYSCYDAGRYPQYIVTLNTDHIEIQ
- the LOC105686360 gene encoding transmembrane and coiled-coil domain-containing protein 4-like isoform X2, yielding MSSKDSCQNPNMNQQTSTEVIRGKKLDISEAGLYAYAATCSLTLAELFPDPCDHDYNRLCVKMICRHLKLNERVEPVMIFLSEGQSGQSHNTYIALLLEESNLKGKTILVVQDLVLLAVHNGEYDSRQRVLVRRISELLNVPFQLVEFYEHSLVRLLSEDHNVQTDVEQQETKRRHKVRKIKRYAAISLATIGGGTLLGLTGGLAAPLIGIGVGTILGGASAAALGSTAGVAIIGSLFGVAGAGLTGYKMKKRVGEVEEFEFQPLTLANYGAIDEQLHIAIAITGWLNDEADDNVVRPWQALAASREQYALRYETKYLIELGQALEYILSMAVSLATQEALKYTILSSLVSAVAWPAALLSIASVIDNPWSVCCRRSSEVGKQLAHVLLAKQHGKRPVTLVGFSLGARVIYYCLREMAEIGGGKGIIQDAILLGTPVTNNKSEWEKCSKVVAGKFINGYCSEDWLLRFLYRTLSMSSGVAGLMPIKCKKIMNIDLSSIVGGHSEYSDKLSELLAFVGLNTKNSQVFDTESGLKKSNSEMPYMEKVQSNLRSSKSEMCLRSSKHVTVPSTMPSN
- the LOC105686360 gene encoding transmembrane and coiled-coil domain-containing protein 4-like isoform X1 — protein: MSSKDSCQNPNMNQQTSTEVIRGKKLDISEAGLYAYAATCSLTLAELFPDPCDHDYNRLCVKMICRHLKLNERVEPVMIFLSEGQSGQSHNTYIALLLEESNLKGKTILVVQDLVLLAVHNGIVSGEYDSRQRVLVRRISELLNVPFQLVEFYEHSLVRLLSEDHNVQTDVEQQETKRRHKVRKIKRYAAISLATIGGGTLLGLTGGLAAPLIGIGVGTILGGASAAALGSTAGVAIIGSLFGVAGAGLTGYKMKKRVGEVEEFEFQPLTLANYGAIDEQLHIAIAITGWLNDEADDNVVRPWQALAASREQYALRYETKYLIELGQALEYILSMAVSLATQEALKYTILSSLVSAVAWPAALLSIASVIDNPWSVCCRRSSEVGKQLAHVLLAKQHGKRPVTLVGFSLGARVIYYCLREMAEIGGGKGIIQDAILLGTPVTNNKSEWEKCSKVVAGKFINGYCSEDWLLRFLYRTLSMSSGVAGLMPIKCKKIMNIDLSSIVGGHSEYSDKLSELLAFVGLNTKNSQVFDTESGLKKSNSEMPYMEKVQSNLRSSKSEMCLRSSKHVTVPSTMPSN